GAGGTGGAACCGACATTGGAAATTGGAAGCCCCGAACCATCACTTATGACAATCTCATTGGTTCATCATAAGGGTAATGAAGGGTGAGATTAGCAAGGTCAGTCGTGACATGGTGCGATGCACCATCGTCAAGAAGCCAAGGGGAGGGCAGGGCAGGGATTGAGGGGTGAGGACGGTAGGGTTCGCCTGGGCTTGGGTAGGTGGAGTGCGAGTGTAACGAGGTACCTAAATGCCGGGGTAAAAGGGACATGAAAATGGGGCAGTAAAATAGAGTATGGCCTTGTACATGACACAACTGACATTTACCACGGAAGGGGTTTTTGGGATTTTGATTGGTAGAGGAGGAGGCGACGGGTTGAGACTGTGCAGGCTTGGGGGAGGTGTGGGTTGGAGTAGTGTTATCACGGGTGTAGGTTGGGTGTGCGATAGAAGGAAATGTGGTAGTAGGGTAGGGATCAGATTGTTGAAGGATGAGTTCTCGACGAATGAGTTTCTCGTGAAGTTGGGGGAAGGCAATGGGCGAGTTACGAACATTAATTGCATCAACGACAGATTGGTACGAAGATTCCAATCCGTCGATGACTTGGTCCGTGACATCTTCCTGGGAGATGATTGTACCGAGAAGAGCAAGCTCATCAACAGTGGCCTTAATTTTGGTCATGTAGTCGGTGATGGATAGGGAGCTTTTGGTGAGATGTTTAAGTTTGTGACGAAGTTGTTTTATATGGCCACGAGAAGGGCTAGCATAAGACGAGGCAAGAGTGTCCCATGCCTCCTTCGTGGTGGCGAGACGGTTGAGGGAGGGGCTGATGGATGAGGTGAGAGTGCTTGCCACGGCATCAAAGAGCAGTTTATCCTGCCGAAACCAAGTACGGCATCGGGTTCTTTGTCTTTTTCATGAATAAATTGTGACGGGATTGGAACACTTCCATCAATAAAGGAGGATAGGCCGTATCCCTGCAACAACGATTCAAATTGGAGCCGCCATTGCTGGTAATTCGAGCCATCAAATTTGACGACTGAGTGAAGGTTAACAAGCACGAGTGGTTTGGATGGCTCGGCTTGATTGGGTATGGTGTTACCCTACATGATTGATAAGGGAATCGAGGAACGAGGTTTGGTACGGAGATCAGAACCTTTCTCCTAATACCATGTGAATTATATGAAATGATATATTAATTGTGTTGAATACAAATATTACATCATGGGGTACTTATACAGCTATACAATAATTAGGTTAAGATCATGGGTGATATTGTTACCTAAAATCTAGAGATACACAACACAATATAGGAGTTAAGTTAGAAAAAGATATGCGCACGTCATCCATTCCTGGATTTCACTTTCTTCAATGGAGAATTCTTTGCAGACCAAAGAGGaaggtgttagtccagtggtagccgggttaaaccttgaatcTTGCAGAAGTGcgggagttgagaggtcccgggttcgactaccagctggggcgatgatcacttggccactgcagcccccaaagggggtggcttacgtggtccatgtggtggtgcgggaatgcatgggccaaGGGGGGATTCAACTCCCTcgtcatccaaaaaaaaaaaaaaaaaaaaaagaggaagagTCTATGGTTTAGGTAAATCGCATCCTCTAAATTAGAGAGTCGTCGCAAGTATGAACTTTAGGTTCGCCTTCCTGGGCTCATTTAAATTGGTTGAATCAGCCAGTGAGCTACTGCTAGTCTCGTGTGTGGTTAGTTGGAATTGTGGAGAAACTTAAAGTTCCACATGtgttgtcccacattgataaaagaagagaagaattaccactttacgaggcaaggggctactccttctattgccaattggttttagagtggaaccctcttggACCTGTGTTCTGAACTTTTTCTCCATATGTACTCAACCTCGAGTTTCAAAATATGGGAAGTCGATGTTGACAGTGGTCTAGCAACAGAAGGGAGTCACCTTAAAGATAGAGCTCTTTTTGTGGAATGTAACTCGTCGTTCTCCATGGTGGCTATGCCTTCTCAAAGCTGTAAGCCTAACTGCATATATTATACAGACAATATCATGGATAATCGCTATGTATGTGATATGGGTGTGTATGATTTCAAAGCTGGACAAAACATCGGGGACTTTTACTATACTCCCTGTCCATCGCCTTTATGGGTTGAAAGCCCCTTCGTTCCGGATTTGTGTTGGGCTAAATAGGTAGTACCCGTACTTCATAAGCGAATTATATTCGTTTTAGAGTAGTGTATTCGtcaattgttatttattttactaATTGACAAGTTGTTACTTGCGTATGAACACAAATTCGTCTGTTTTTACAAAATTATAGTTCAACTTCAAGGAAAAATTGGAGATTCGAGTCCAACAAAATATGGTCAATATAGCCTGAAATAGATAAACACAATAGGCTTCGAAATTATACAAGTTATGTATGAGATATAACATCATTAGTGATTAGACAAAGTTGGCAAGTCCTAAGCCTGCAACATTTGATTAATCAACAGGAAGTATTAGACAAAGTTGGCAAGTCCTcaatatcaataaaactctcatTCCTTCTCCTTGTGACATAGCTAAACCACATAaatatttgtgttttgttttctttattgttctttatttatcttCCTCGCGTCTGTCATAACAGTGACATGGTTACTTACATAGTATAAAAAACGTAGAAAACCATTCTTGACAATTAAAAGCGCAAGAGGCATAAATAATGCATAATAATGCTAGTCTATTGGACGATCGATATCCTTTGTGTGATTCCACTAATCTCTTGCGTGAATGTTTAAATTTCTTGAATGAATTACATAAAAGTGTTACTTACGTCTGCGAATAATTgacgaggatgaggatgaggatgaggatgaggatgaggatgaggatgaggatgaagaGACTCACTCAAATAATCACTTTCTATCCAAGGAAATATTCGCCAGCGAGTAATCGACTACATGTACTTGCGTTCGCTCGATTCTTTATgtctaattggagaatctcttaaAGTTTTTCAACTATGTGTGGCTGGCTATCTTTGGAAAATATCACGGACTACATACTTGTATAAAACGGTGCATTAGATTGAAGTAATCTATTAAACCAGAAAAATGTCTCAAATTGAAAAGGCAGAAGGCCAAATTGAGATCAAATCTCAAGCAGATAAATTCTTTGAGCTTTGGACGCGAAAATCCAACCTTATTTCGGAATGGTGCCCGGATAAGTATCCCAAAATTGAGTTACATGAAGGGTCTTTCCATCATTCACTTGGTGCTGTCACTACTTGGCATTTTATCGCACGTAAGTACTCGTTTTATTGAATTTCAGCTTTTAACGGATTCACAGAATTCTCGTATAATAAGACGATTTTAAACTAAATTAGCGTAAAATTACCTTACATCTTACCTACACACTTTCTCATAACTTCTTAATTAGCCGCGTACCTAGCTAGGGTTGACGTACGTACACATATTTAGCTTGTACCATGTATATATGCAGTTGGTCACCATGATTTTGTCAAGACAAAAGTCGCAGAAATTGATGAGACAAACAAGTTTGTGATATACAACTATTTCGAGGGGCTGGGCGTGTTAAGAAGCAATTTCAAGTACCTCAAGTCTAAGATTCAAGTAATTCCAAAGGGTGATGAGGGTTGTATTGTCAAGTGGAGTTTTGAGTATGAAAAGAAGAGTGATGATGCTCCTGATGCCAGTTTGTACATCGATTTTTTGCTTGATTGTACCAAAAATTTAGATGCTCGTCTCTGTGCTGCTTGATAAACTATACAGACGGATTATGATGGGTCAAATTGGTTCATAACCTAGACCCGTGAAATAGGTAGACATGTGATTATGTCAAGTTAGGGTCAGGTCAAATACAGGTCGAGTCAAAATTATGGCCGGTTTACAAATAATGCAATGGTGTTATGTATGGAGTAATATATAAGTCATTGTACTTTTATATGCTAATTGTTAAGTGTCTCAAGCCCCAATTATCAACCTATCTTATATTCTTATACTCCGTATATTATTATATGCGATTCCAAACATGGTACTCCGTAAGTTACTTTTATCTATCTCTTTGTCATTTACTACTTTAAATTAGAGGGATTATTATGGAGTGTGGAGGGCGATGAAGAAGAGATAGGGAACGGAAACATTAAAGAAACTAACACTATTAAACAGAATGGGGGATTTTAATTATCTTTCCCTTTTCTGAATATCACTAACCAAACCCCCTCTTAGATTGACTATGTCCCAAACTCCCAAGAACATACGCAATATAGATTTGAAGTTTGTAAGATAGATGTTCAACAAACGTCTTGAGAAAATTCACTACTTTGACTTCGAGAATACTCTACTTTTCCATTATGCAACTAATACAAATACAAATTAAACTCAACCCAAGCATCTCACCATATTATTGAAAAATGAACTAGTCTTCCAAAATGCATAACGTAATTAAACTTCTTTGGGCTGCCTTTCTTGCCTTAATGATCTGTTTGCTCATGACTCCAAATCCGCTGTCGGGACGACCTCACTTGCTAGCCCCAGCCAAGGTAGCCATCAAGTATAACACTCGCATTTATCCCACACAATTCAATGGCGGAAGCAGTGGTAGCGGACAGAGGAGAGCCTTGTCACGTTTTGTACCGGTTAACAAGGGGTTCCTTCCTCCTCCGATAGGATCGGGCCTTCGC
The Silene latifolia isolate original U9 population chromosome 11, ASM4854445v1, whole genome shotgun sequence genome window above contains:
- the LOC141612189 gene encoding MLP-like protein 43; protein product: MSQIEKAEGQIEIKSQADKFFELWTRKSNLISEWCPDKYPKIELHEGSFHHSLGAVTTWHFIALGHHDFVKTKVAEIDETNKFVIYNYFEGLGVLRSNFKYLKSKIQVIPKGDEGCIVKWSFEYEKKSDDAPDASLYIDFLLDCTKNLDARLCAA